A part of Ziziphus jujuba cultivar Dongzao chromosome 8, ASM3175591v1 genomic DNA contains:
- the LOC107421817 gene encoding thylakoid lumenal 17.4 kDa protein, chloroplastic, with the protein MAATISIPLSHNLSSLHLSASTRRRFAPPEFYSPVRVCCSASRDGPELKENLSHIKQLKNVACGILAVWAVTTALPVIAANQRLPPLSTDPNRCERAFVGNTIGQANGVYDKPIDIRFCDYTNEKSNLKGKSLAAALMSDAIFDGADMSEVVMSKAYAVGASFKGVDFSNAVLDRVNFEKANLQGASFKNTVLSGSTFNGAELQEAVFEDTIIGYIDLQKLCTNKTIDDEGRAYLGCR; encoded by the exons atggctgcAACAATTTCGATTCCACTCTCACATAATTTATCCAGTCTTCATCTCTCCGCATCGACACGGCGTCGTTTTGCACCCCCAGAATTCTACTCGCCTGTTCGTGTATGTTGCTCCG CTTCTAGGGATGGTCCTGAATTAAAGGAAAACTTGTCTCATATCAAGCAACTTAAAAATGTAGCTTGTGGCATTCTTGCTGTTTGGGCTGTGACTACTGCTTTACCTGTTATTGCTGCTAATCAG AGGTTGCCTCCATTGTCAACGGATCCAAACCGATGTGAGCGTGCATTTGTTGGTAACACAATAGGTCAAGCGAATGGTGTTTATGATAAGCCAATTGATATCAGGTTCTGTGATTATACAAATGAGAAGTCCAACTTGAAGGGCAAGTCTCTTGCTGCAGCACTCATGTCCGATGCAATATTTGATGGTGCAGACATGTCTGAGGTGGTGATGTCAAAGGCTTATGCTGTAGGTGCTAGCTTCAAGG GTGTAGACTTCTCAAATGCAGTTCTGGATCGGGTTAATTTTGAGAAAGCAAATCTACAAGGAGCTTCCTTCAAGAACACAGTACTATCAGGCTCCACATTCAATGGTGCAGAACTGCAAGAGGCAGTATTTGAGGACACCATCATTGGATACATTGATCTTCAGAAGCTTTGTACAAATAAAACTATTGATGATGAAGGAAGAGCTTATTTGGGATGCCGATGA
- the LOC107421839 gene encoding uncharacterized protein LOC107421839 → MGSLSEDEEYRFFDAQEDIASTSDANSDSVSSSSSNNWVPNGLHYDIWMRSPRSVEERRSNFLRWIGLNSDGILIENSVDVDSDISKREFDRIRESSGAVLRTSSFENEFASTRSSISCAENGGCDFSQNLCSKENFFVCRDADSGCGMECDVEEVDEKKSASRKARSLGRLELAGEPENASALSPSFQQLMEKEVQETNNLVGTMKKAKKGWLSKLRSMACIIDKQGDADRLRPNDNDANFGCRAQRVKVRQCGKRSKELSALYMGQDIQAHKGSILTMKFSPDGQYLASAGEDGIVRVWQVVEDERSNELDIPKLDPSCLYFTVNHLSELKPLVTDKEKIGKSVSMRKTSDSACVIFPPKVFRILEKPLHDFCGHSGEILDLSWSKNNYLLSSSVDKTVRLWRVGYDNCLKIFSHSNYVTCVQFNPMDDNYFISGSIDGKVRIWGIPSCKVVDWTDIGEIVTAVCYRPDGEGGIIGSLTGNCRFFYVDDNHLQLDAQISLHNKKKSACKEITGFQFSPKDSSKVMITCAGSQVRVLDGLNVIGKYRALRNAGNQISAYFTSNGKHIVSACDDSNVYVWNCSNQEETVLSQAKNVRSCERFFSNASVAIPWGGLKHSHSENGSQIHGLDERLSEALPFSSPACFSLSQEFYLESFPKGSATWPEEKLPTSSPLAKTSIMHKSQYKFLKSSCQSTSNSHAWGLVIVTAGWDGRIKSFHNYGLPLHP, encoded by the exons ATGGGTAGCCTCAGTGAAGACGAAGAATATAGATTTTTTGATGCCCAAGAAGATATTGCATCGACATCTGATGCGAATTCTGATAGTGTTAGTTCAAGTTCTTCGAACAATTGGGTTCCAAATGGTCTACACTATGATATTTGGATGCGGAGCCCGAGAAGTGTTGAGGAGCGCCGGAGTAATTTCCTGAGGTGGATTGGATTGAATTCAGATGGAATTCTGATAGAAAATTCTGTAGATGTAGATAGTGACATTTCCAAAAGAGAATTCGACAGAATCAGAGAGAGCAGTGGAGCTGTGCTGAGAACCTCCAGTTTCGAAAACGAGTTCGCTTCCACTCGATCTTCCATTTCATGTGCTGAAAATGGCGGCTGCGATTTTTCCCAGAATTTGTGTTCAAAGGAGAATTTTTTTGTGTGCAGAGATGCAGATTCAGGCTGTGGAATGGAGTGTGATGTGGAGGAAGTGGATGAAAAGAAGAGTGCAAGTCGAAAAGCGAGGAGCTTGGGTCGGTTGGAGTTGGCTGGAGAGCCTGAGAATGCTTCTGCATTGTCTCCCTCGTTCCAACAACTGATGGAGAAAGAAGTGCAGGAAACAAACAATTTGGTGGGGACAATGAAGAAAGCTAAGAAGGGTTGGTTGAGTAAATTGAGATCCATGGCATGCATTATTGATAAGCAAGGGGATGCTGATAGGTTGAGACCAAATGATAATGATGCAAATTTTGGATGTAGGGCTCAAAGAGTTAAGGTTCGCCAATGCGGGAAACGGTCAAAGGAACTTTCAGCTCTTTATATGGGGCAAGATATCCAAGCCCATAAAGGTTCAATTTTGACAATGAAATTCAGTCCTGATGGACAGTATCTCGCAAGTGCTGGTGAAGATGGGATTGTACGGGTTTGGCAAGTGGTGGAGGATGAGAGATCTAATGAGCTTGACATTCCAAAATTAGATCCATCCTGTTTATACTTCACAGTGAATCATCTCTCAGAATTGAAACCCCTTGTTACGGATAAAGAGAAAATAGGCAAATCAGTAAGCATGAGGAAAACGTCAGACTCAGCTTGTGTTATTTTTCCTCCTAAGGTCTTCAGAATATTGGAGAAACCGTTGCATGATTTTTGTGGACACAGCGGTGAGATCTTGGATCTCTCATGGTCAAAGAATAAT TATCTTCTGTCATCGTCGGTTGACAAAACTGTTCGTCTCTGGCGAGTGGGATATGATAACTGCCTCAAAATTTTTTCACATAGCAATTATG TGACATGTGTCCAATTTAATCCTATGGATGATAATTACTTCATCAGCGGTTCTATAGATGGAAAAGTTCGTATCTGGGGAATTCCTTCTTGCAAAGTTGTTGACTGGACTGATATAGGGGAAATAGTCACTGCAGTGTGTTATCGCCCTGATGGAGAG GGGGGAATTATTGGCTCTTTGACTGGAAATTGTCGCTTTTTCTATGTAGATG ATAATCATTTACAATTGGATGCTCAAATATCCTTACATAATAAGAAGAAATCTGCATGCAAAGAGATCACAGGCTTCCAG TTTTCTCCAAAAGACTCTAGCAAAGTAATGATTACTTGTGCGGGTTCCCAGGTTAGAGTTCTGGACGGGCTCAATGTGATTGGAAAATATCGGG CACTACGTAACGCAGGAAACCAGATATCTGCATATTTCACTTCAAATGGAAAACATATAGTATCGGCTTGCGATGATTCTAATGTATATGTATGGAACTGCAGTAATCAAGAGGAGACTGTTCTCTCTCAAGCAAAAAATGTTAGGTCTTGTGAGCGTTTTTTCAGCAATGCATCTGTTGCTATACCTTGGGGTGGTTTAAAACATAGCCACTCAGAAAATGGAAGTCAGATTCATGGTTTGGATGAGAGGTTATCAGAAGCTCTGCCTTTTTCTTCACCTGCTTGTTTTTCTCTAAGCCAAGAATTCTACTTAGAATCTTTTCCCAAGGGATCTGCAACATGGCCAGAGGAAAAGCTACCTACTTCAAGCCCGCTGGCCAAAACTTCTATAATGCACAAATCTCAGTACAAGTTCCTTAAAAGTTCTTGCCAGAGCACATCCAATTCTCATGCATGGGGTCTGGTTATTGTGACGGCAGGCTGGGATGGACGGATAAAATCATTCCACAATTATGGTTTACCTTTGCATCCTTGA